Below is a window of Halarcobacter anaerophilus DNA.
TTAATAAATATATTATAAAGTAATTTTATTAAGTATAATTTAAGAAATTATTTCATAAAATTTAAAACTAAAAAAAATATTTAAGGATTCTTTTATGAAAAAAGTTTTATTTACTTCAGTTTGTATATCATTATTAACTGTAAATTTACAAGCTAGTTTTTTTGAAAACATGATAGATAAAGTAAGCGATAAAATCACTCAGAAAACAGAGAATGTATTAACTGAAAAAAGTGATAAAATGATTGATAATGCTGTAAATACGATGAATGAAGAAAATAAAAGTACTAAAAAAGTAACTAACTTAAATAAAGTTGCAGAATTAAAAGAATTAGTGCAAATGAAAAAAGAGGGATATATAACAGATGCTGAGTTTCGACAACAAAAAGCATTGATTTTAAATAAGTAATTTTATTTATACTTTGTATATTTTGTAGGAATAGTCTATTTTAAGCTAAGGGAAGTTCTATATAAAATTTTGCCCCCTCTGTTTTATTTTTTACATATATAGTACCTTTTAAATTTTCCGTAACTATCTTATATGTAAGATAGAGACTTATTCCTGTTCCTATTGATTCATGTTTAGTAGTAAAATATGGATCAAAAATATTATTGATTTTATCTTTTTCTATTCCTCCTGCATTGTCTCTTATTGTTATAAAAATTTTATTTTCATTTTTCTTTTTTACTGTTATTACTATTTGTTTATTTGTTACATTTTTATTTTTTGAAAAAGCATCGTTTGCATTTGTTAAAATTGCATTAAATATTTCAAAAAGTTCAGATGTTGTTCCTAAAATATGAAGCTTCTCTTCTTCATATTTTTTTATTATTTCTATATTGTTTTCTTTGAAAAAAGGAGCCAAAAAGTTTACCACCTTATCCATTTTAGATTGAACGCACAGTACTTTTTTCTCTTCATCGTTTATGTCTATATAATCTCTAAAACTATCTAAGGTTTTAGATAAATATTTTGACTGTTCCAAAATAGAGTTTATAAACTTTTCAAAATCTTTACTTTCAAGCATATTCATATCTCTTTCAATTTTTAATCCGCTTGCGCAAGTCGTTATTACACTTAAAGGTTGCCTCCATTGATGAGAAATATTTGTTATCATTCTACCGATAGATGCCATTTTTGATTGATTAAACATATGTAAGTCTTGTTTTCTTCCTTTTCTTACTTCCAAAGAGACTCTTTTATCAAGCTCTTTATTTAGTTTTAAAAGTTTTGCTTTTGCAAAAGTTTGTTTATAAAAGAGATAAAATATTAAAGCTAACAAAATATATGAGATAAATATTTTGGATATTAGGTCATTTTTGTCATTGAGAATTACTTTATCGTCTTGATAGATACATAATACTGCAACTACTTCGTTTGAAACGGGATTCTTTATAGGAATCATTGTTTTTATAAAATCCAAATCATCCTCAAATACGGTAAAAGGTTTGCCTTTCATTAAATTTTGAGTGTAATCTTTTTCTTCTTTTATTTTAGTTTTTAAAGGTGGATATTTCTCATAAATTGATTTTTCATAATAAAACTTTTTATTAGGGCTTAAAATATAGTTTTTAAGTTCATCTTTAAAAAGTTTTTTATCAACAACATCTTTTTTAATCAAAAAATTAAGCTTTAAATTATACGTATTAAGCATTGTTTCAACCATTGCTAAAACGCTAAAGGATATTTCAACGCTTCCTATATGTTTTTTTTCTTCTGAAAAAAGAGGATATACAAATCTAAAACCGTTAAATATTCTTCCCTCTTCAAAACCGTCAATATATTTTTTATATCTATTTACATAAGCTACAGTTGCCCTAATATTTGTTAGATTATCTCCGTATTTATTTGGTCTGTGCATTCTTAAAAAACTTTCATTATCGGGTAAGTGAAAATGCAACTGTTTTAAATTATATCGTTTTAGTTTTTCATATTTTAGTTTTAAATGGTCTAAAAGTTTTTTCCTAATTATATTTTTTTGTGCACCTGAGCTTGTATAAGCCTTTTGGAAAATATTAATGGTATTTTCAGTATTTATATCTGCATCAAAAATAATATTTGAGAGAACTTTATATTCATTATATACAGCTCTGTATTCAAGAAGATGTTGATGGGTTTTATGGTTTAAATAATTTTCTATGCCTTTTTTATATTGTAAAAAATAGAGGAATACAAGTGCAGTTGTTATTATAAAATATATTAAAAGAAATTTAATAATAATCTTTTTTTTATCAGAAAATAGGATTGAATCATTTTGGGAAAATTTGCCTGTTTTATTTTGCTCAATCACAATATATCCTTTTTGCAAACAATTAATCTTATCATAATGATATGAAAAAGTAAATATTTTATAATATATTATCTTTTAATTATTCTTTTATTTTAACTTGAAATTAATAATTATAAAGTATGATTATTTTATAATTAATATAGAATATTTTTAGCAATTTTAGGAAAACAGATGGATTATGAAGAGTTTGAAAAAGCAGTTGAATTTTTTGGAATACTTACTAGAACTTCAAAGAAAGATTTAAAGAAAAAGTACTTAAAACTGTCAAAAATGTATCATCCCGATATGGAAGAAGGAAGTGAAGAAAAGTTTAAGCAACTTCAAGATTCCTATGAATTGTTAAATAAATATATGGATTCTTTTGCTTTCTCTTTTGATGAAGAGGAGTTTAAAGAGCAGTTCCCTTCTTTTACAAATTATAAAAATTGGAGATAAAATGAAATTAATAACTTTTTTGCTGTTTAGTGTAGCTTGTGTTTTTGCAAATGCAAATATAAAAAGCCTTGATATATATTTAAACAAAAGTTTTATAAATCAAAATCTTGATTTATCTAAAAAAAGTGAAAAACTTTTAGGAGAAGTAAGATTAGAAGATTTAAAGTTCACTCTTGATGAAAGTTGTAAAATAAACAGTTTTAATATAGAAACAAAAAATTATGAAAATGATCAATTAAGCGAAGATATAGAAAAACTAAGCCAAAAAATAAATTTTGAAGAGAATCAAATAAAGGCTTTAAAAAGCGAAATCTCTTTTTTAGAAAAAAACAATCTTTCAAATATTGAGAAAGTAAGTATGTTGCAAAAAAGTTCAGCTTTTGTAAAAAAACAGATTCTAGAAGATTATAATGAAATATATAATTTAAACAATCAAATAAAAAAAGATAAACAAGCTTTGGATAAATTGACTCAAAAAAGATCAAATACAAAATACACAAAATTGGATTACGATATAAATTGTAAGAAACCTGTATTTATCACTTATCCTATTTATGCTCTTCAAAAAAAGAGCCTTTATGAGGTAAGTTACGACTCAAAAAAAGAGGAAGTTGAATTAAAAAATTTACTTTATATTACTCAAAGCTCGGGAGAAGATTTAAAAAATATTGTTATAAATTTATATACATATAATTATATTAATCAAATAAAACCAAACCCTTTTATACCTGAATATTTGGACTTTACTGAAAAACACGATGCCGTAACAGAATCAGCAAATGGTATAAAACCGATGCTTATGAAAGCAACAAGAGTTTTAAAAACTCCTGCTTATGATTATTATGAAGATACGACAAAATCTTTTTTTAAAGCTTCAAATATAACTTTATCAAGAGGAAAAGAGAATAAAGTTTTATTTGCAAAAGATAGTTATAAAGCTTCAAAAAGTTTGGAAATAGATGGGTACTCGATGTCTCAAGCTTTTTATAAAGTTGATTTTAAAAGCAAAAAACTTTACGGTATAACAAGTGCAAATTTGTATCTTGACGGAACATATATCGGAAAAACAACATTAAAAGAGATTCAAAAAAATAAAGAGAGTTCTATATATTTTGGAGCAAATAGATTTATTGATATAAAAAAAGAGCTTGTAAAAGATATGAAAGAGGAACCTTTTTTCTCTATAAATAAAACCAAAACTCAAAAAATATGGAACTATGAAATAAAAAACAGTAGTAAACAGACTCAAAAGATTGTTTTGTTAGAAAGAGTTCCCGTTTCGAAACATGAAGATATAAAAGTTAAATTGATTGGCGAATCAAAAGAGAGCAAAATGGAAAAAAACGGTAAAATCTATTTTGAATTTGATTTAAATCCAAATGAGAGTAAAACTGTTAATTTTGGATATGAGATTGAAAAACCTACTAAAAAGTAAGGAGCTTTATAATGTTTGAGAAGAAAAAAATTAAAGAATTAATATTGGTTTCTTTGGTTGCAGATGCATATTGTCTTGGTGCCCATTGGGTTTATGACGAAAAGCAACTGGAAAATTTGGATATTAATTGGGATGAATTAAACGATGCTAAATCTCTTTGGCATAAAGGTAAAAAAGCAGGAGAATTTACCCATTACGGAGATCAAACATTATGGTTGTATCAATTTTTACAAGATAAAGAGAGTTTTGATGCAAAAGAGTATATAAAATATTGGAAAAGCCAAATTGAGATTTACAATGGATATATAGATTCAGCTACAAGAAAAACTTTGGAAAATATTGAAAAAGGTATTTTACCGACAGGTTCGGATTCTACGGATTTATCTATTGTAGGCAGAATTGCACCTTTGCTTTTAGTCTCAAAAACAAAAGAGGAATTTTTTAAAAATGTAGTAGAATTTGTGAAATGTACACATAACTCAACTGCTGCAATCGAGACTTCAAAATATTTTGCAAAACTGCTAATAGAAGTTTTAAACGGAAAAGATATTGAAGCTGCGATCATCTCTTTAAAAGATGAATTTGATGCAAAAATTCAATCATATATAACAAGTGCAATCGCTTCAAAAACTGAAAATACTTTTGATGCAATCAGGGAATTTGGTCCTGCTTGCGGCATTGAAGGCGGTTTTCAAAGTGTTATTCATCTTTTATGTAAATATGATAATTTAAAAGAGATGCTGATTAATAACGCCAAAGCCGGAGGTGACAGCAGTGCAAGAGCTATGATAGCTTCAATAATTTTTATGGCTAAGCCAAACAGAACACTTGCTTTGATTCCTCAATCATGGTTAGGTATAAAAGCAACTATAATATAGGGAAGAAATGAAAGGTCAAAAATTTTTTAAGGATAAATTTTATATAGAGTTTGCTATTACTTCTATTCTTTTTTTAATTGCTTTGGCAATGGATAAATTGATGGAAGCAATAATTTATATGCTCTATTTTATTATTTTTTTAGAGATAGTAAGAACAGTAGTAAATTATGTAAGAGAGCAGATTGTTATTATAACAACGTTGGTTGATGCTTTTATCGTATTGGCTCTTAGAGAGTTAATCGTAAATTTGGTAAAAATAAATAATGAAAAAACAGAATCTATAAGCGAACTTTTTTCTAGTACCTTAAATCATAATCTTTTAGTTATTTCAGGAGTAATTTTATTTTTACTTTTGGTTAGATATCTTTCTATTAAAACTTCATATCAGTATATAATAGAAAAGCAGAAAAAACGGGAAGAAAAAGAGTAAGAATTTATAATCTTTAGGGAGATTTCCCTAAAGAGTTTTATTTCATATCCGGTTTTGGAGTTTTATCTGAAATTACAGGTAGCTGAGGATATTTAATCTCAGGTTTTTCACCTGTTAATGATTTTAAGAATGTAGAGATTTTAGTTGCATCCGCATCGGAAATTTTCATTCCTAGTTGAATGTCTCCCATTAATTTAACTGCTTGATTTAAAGACCATACATTACCGTTATGGAAATAAGGTGCAGTCTCTTCAACGTTTCTTAGTGTAGGAGTTTTAACCATACCGTCTTTTGTTCCCGTAAATCCACCTACATTTAAGTCATATTTTGAAGCATCAAACGGCATCATAGTTCCACCAAGTCCTATATCATTGTGACAGCTTGCACAACCTTTATCAATAAATATATTTAATCCTTCTTTTTCCGCATCAGTCAATGCATTTAGTTTTCCGTTTAAAAAGGCATCATATCTTGAAGGTGTAATAAGAGTTTTTTCGAAAATTGCGATAGTATCGGCAATTAATGCAAATGTAACTTTTACATCATCACCATAAGTTTTTTTAAACTCTTCAACATAACCTGGCATTGAAGTAACTCTTTGAACAACTAAACTAGCAGGAGCTGCCATTTCAGGTGCTGCTTGCATAGGACCTTGTGCTTGGTCTGCTAAGTGTGGAGATCTTCCATCCCAAAATTGAGCTTTATTTAAAACAGAGTTGTAAACAGTCGGTGAATTTAAATGAGCAGGATTCGGAGTCCATTTATGACCTACTGCTGCACCTACACCGTCTACACCACCCATTGCCAAGTTATGACATGTATTACATGAAATAATTCCTGATTTAGATAATCTTGGATCAAAATATAGTTTTTTACCAAGTTCTACTTTTGCATCTGTTATTGGATTTTTTGGATCATCAACAAGTTTTAAAACCTCAAGTTGCGATTGTGGAATTGCTTTTAATCCCGAATTTGTAGCTTTTTCAAGTAAAACTGCATCTGACGCGGCAAATGCACTTACCCCTGCAAACATAATTGAAGCTACTGCTAAACTAATTTTTTTCATCTCTTCTCCTTTTGTAAAATAAGATAATTAAAATCATAGGATAAAATTTATTAAATAAAAATTAATTCTTATAAGAAATTTTATCTAAATATAAAAATTAAATTTTATTTAAGATAGAGTTTATTAATTTAACCAACTGTATAAAAAATAATATTTGTGACATATGTTTCAGAAAAAATTCATGTTATTATTTCAAATCTTTTAAAAGAGTCTGTAAAAATAATTCCAATTTTAAAAGTTTTTAGGAGTATAAATGAGTAAATTAAATTTTGGGACAAAATTACTTTTAATTTTAATTTCGGCAAGTATAATCTCTCTTGGGACAATGATTTTTGTTATTTCATCTTATTCATATTCAAATTCGGAAAATGATGCAAAAAACTATATTAGTGAATTGACCAAAAAAAATGCGGTAGAGATAAAAAGTACATTGGATAAAGCAATTATTATTGCAAACTCTTTTGCAAGTAAATATGAAAGTGCGGCAAAACACAATGAAAAAGTATCGAAAAAAGCAACTATAAGTTATTCAAAATCCGTATTAGAAGACAATCCTTTTATATTGGGAATTTGGTTCTCTTTTAAAGATAATTCAATGTTTTATGAAAAAAATTTAGATGAAGTCAATCCTCATTTTTATACGAAAAAAGGAGCTTTCCAACCTTATGTAGTAAGAAATAGTGACGGAAGTTTTACTATTGAACCCTCAGATGATTATAGTTTAGATTTCCCTTGGATTAATCTTCCTTATAAAAATAAAAGAGTATCAATAACCAAACCATATAAATTTAAAATTGACGGCAAAGAAGTTCTAATGACTACAATCTCTTCACCTGTATATTATAACAATGAGTTTATAGGTGCAGTGGGAGTTGATTTCTCTTTGGATTTTTTTAATAAAAACATAAGTTCTATAAAACTATTTAAAACAGGTTATTGCAGTGTGATGGATTCTTACGGAAAAATTATCAGTCATCCTAATGTAAAAGCTTTAGGAAAATCTATGAATGAAATTACTTCAAATAAAAGTATTTTAAAATCATTAGAACTTACAAAAGAGGGGAAAGATAATATTTTTAGTGCAGAGAATTTAAAAACAGGTGAAATTTCTCACTCCTATTCATACCCTTTTGAATTTGGGAATACAGGTACATATTGGACTTTTATTTCAACAGTTCCCGAAGAAGAGTATTTAGAAGAGGCAATTTTTATAAGAAACTTTTCTATAGGTTTTGGTTTAGTAGTTTTATTGGTTATTATAGTTGTTGTTTTATATAGTATACGAATTTTAAATAAAAACTTAACATCAATAAAAGAGGGCTTATTAAGTTTTTTCTCATTTTTAAATAAAGATTCAAAAGATGCACAGCTTATAAAAATAGATTCAGAAGATGAATTTGGTCAAATGGCTAAAGTTATTAATGAAAATATTGAAAAAACAGAGAGTTTAATAATTCAGGATAATATTCTTATAGAAGATGTAAAAAGAGTCGTAAATGAAGTAAAAGAGGGAAGATTCAATAAAAAGATTGAAAAAAGCACAGATAATGAGAGTTTGGAAGAGTTAAAAAATACATTTAACGAAATGTTAGAAACCACTAAGAAAAACGTGTGTGAAGATATAAACAAACTAACAGAAGTTTTAGATGATTTTTCAAAACTAAATTTTAGAACAAGAGTAAAAAACGATAAAGGAAATGTGGCAGTAGGAGTAAATAATCTTGCTGATATAATAACTAAAATGTTAATTGAAAACAAAGAAAACGGACTTACTTTGGATGAAAGTTCAAATATACTTCTTAAAAATGTAGATAAATTAAATATAAGTTCAAATGAAGCGGCAACCTCTTTGGAAGAGACAGCAGCCGCATTGGAACAAATAACTTCAAATATCAGAAGCAACACGGAAAATATTGCAAAAATGGCAAATTATGCAAATGACGTAACTAAATCGGCAAAAAACGGAGAAAATTTAGCAAATCAAACAACAATGTCAATGGATGAAATAAATGGACAAGTAAATGCAATAAATGAGGCAATTACGGTAATCGATCAAATAGCTTTCCAAACAAATATTCTTTCGTTAAACGCGGCAGTAGAAGCTGCAACGGCAGGAGAAGCAGGAAAAGGCTTTGCCGTAGTTGCCCAAGAAGTTAGAAATC
It encodes the following:
- a CDS encoding SHOCT domain-containing protein; translation: MKKVLFTSVCISLLTVNLQASFFENMIDKVSDKITQKTENVLTEKSDKMIDNAVNTMNEENKSTKKVTNLNKVAELKELVQMKKEGYITDAEFRQQKALILNK
- a CDS encoding DUF4139 domain-containing protein encodes the protein MKLITFLLFSVACVFANANIKSLDIYLNKSFINQNLDLSKKSEKLLGEVRLEDLKFTLDESCKINSFNIETKNYENDQLSEDIEKLSQKINFEENQIKALKSEISFLEKNNLSNIEKVSMLQKSSAFVKKQILEDYNEIYNLNNQIKKDKQALDKLTQKRSNTKYTKLDYDINCKKPVFITYPIYALQKKSLYEVSYDSKKEEVELKNLLYITQSSGEDLKNIVINLYTYNYINQIKPNPFIPEYLDFTEKHDAVTESANGIKPMLMKATRVLKTPAYDYYEDTTKSFFKASNITLSRGKENKVLFAKDSYKASKSLEIDGYSMSQAFYKVDFKSKKLYGITSANLYLDGTYIGKTTLKEIQKNKESSIYFGANRFIDIKKELVKDMKEEPFFSINKTKTQKIWNYEIKNSSKQTQKIVLLERVPVSKHEDIKVKLIGESKESKMEKNGKIYFEFDLNPNESKTVNFGYEIEKPTKK
- a CDS encoding ADP-ribosylglycohydrolase family protein; translation: MFEKKKIKELILVSLVADAYCLGAHWVYDEKQLENLDINWDELNDAKSLWHKGKKAGEFTHYGDQTLWLYQFLQDKESFDAKEYIKYWKSQIEIYNGYIDSATRKTLENIEKGILPTGSDSTDLSIVGRIAPLLLVSKTKEEFFKNVVEFVKCTHNSTAAIETSKYFAKLLIEVLNGKDIEAAIISLKDEFDAKIQSYITSAIASKTENTFDAIREFGPACGIEGGFQSVIHLLCKYDNLKEMLINNAKAGGDSSARAMIASIIFMAKPNRTLALIPQSWLGIKATII
- a CDS encoding ATP-binding protein, with amino-acid sequence MIEQNKTGKFSQNDSILFSDKKKIIIKFLLIYFIITTALVFLYFLQYKKGIENYLNHKTHQHLLEYRAVYNEYKVLSNIIFDADINTENTINIFQKAYTSSGAQKNIIRKKLLDHLKLKYEKLKRYNLKQLHFHLPDNESFLRMHRPNKYGDNLTNIRATVAYVNRYKKYIDGFEEGRIFNGFRFVYPLFSEEKKHIGSVEISFSVLAMVETMLNTYNLKLNFLIKKDVVDKKLFKDELKNYILSPNKKFYYEKSIYEKYPPLKTKIKEEKDYTQNLMKGKPFTVFEDDLDFIKTMIPIKNPVSNEVVAVLCIYQDDKVILNDKNDLISKIFISYILLALIFYLFYKQTFAKAKLLKLNKELDKRVSLEVRKGRKQDLHMFNQSKMASIGRMITNISHQWRQPLSVITTCASGLKIERDMNMLESKDFEKFINSILEQSKYLSKTLDSFRDYIDINDEEKKVLCVQSKMDKVVNFLAPFFKENNIEIIKKYEEEKLHILGTTSELFEIFNAILTNANDAFSKNKNVTNKQIVITVKKKNENKIFITIRDNAGGIEKDKINNIFDPYFTTKHESIGTGISLYLTYKIVTENLKGTIYVKNKTEGAKFYIELPLA
- a CDS encoding DnaJ domain-containing protein, with translation MDYEEFEKAVEFFGILTRTSKKDLKKKYLKLSKMYHPDMEEGSEEKFKQLQDSYELLNKYMDSFAFSFDEEEFKEQFPSFTNYKNWR
- a CDS encoding phosphate-starvation-inducible PsiE family protein; the protein is MKGQKFFKDKFYIEFAITSILFLIALAMDKLMEAIIYMLYFIIFLEIVRTVVNYVREQIVIITTLVDAFIVLALRELIVNLVKINNEKTESISELFSSTLNHNLLVISGVILFLLLVRYLSIKTSYQYIIEKQKKREEKE
- a CDS encoding methyl-accepting chemotaxis protein, with the protein product MSKLNFGTKLLLILISASIISLGTMIFVISSYSYSNSENDAKNYISELTKKNAVEIKSTLDKAIIIANSFASKYESAAKHNEKVSKKATISYSKSVLEDNPFILGIWFSFKDNSMFYEKNLDEVNPHFYTKKGAFQPYVVRNSDGSFTIEPSDDYSLDFPWINLPYKNKRVSITKPYKFKIDGKEVLMTTISSPVYYNNEFIGAVGVDFSLDFFNKNISSIKLFKTGYCSVMDSYGKIISHPNVKALGKSMNEITSNKSILKSLELTKEGKDNIFSAENLKTGEISHSYSYPFEFGNTGTYWTFISTVPEEEYLEEAIFIRNFSIGFGLVVLLVIIVVVLYSIRILNKNLTSIKEGLLSFFSFLNKDSKDAQLIKIDSEDEFGQMAKVINENIEKTESLIIQDNILIEDVKRVVNEVKEGRFNKKIEKSTDNESLEELKNTFNEMLETTKKNVCEDINKLTEVLDDFSKLNFRTRVKNDKGNVAVGVNNLADIITKMLIENKENGLTLDESSNILLKNVDKLNISSNEAATSLEETAAALEQITSNIRSNTENIAKMANYANDVTKSAKNGENLANQTTMSMDEINGQVNAINEAITVIDQIAFQTNILSLNAAVEAATAGEAGKGFAVVAQEVRNLASRSAEAAKEIKELVETATNKANQGKSIASNMIEGYKELNENIHQTKNLIEDIEMSSKEQLNGIEQINTAVNQLDQQTQQNAAVASQTQNIATLTDDIAKLIVTNADEKEFEGKQSVKAKDINIDKNSSNSNKKEEKKQSRSENNKEQETWESF
- a CDS encoding cytochrome-c peroxidase, encoding MKKISLAVASIMFAGVSAFAASDAVLLEKATNSGLKAIPQSQLEVLKLVDDPKNPITDAKVELGKKLYFDPRLSKSGIISCNTCHNLAMGGVDGVGAAVGHKWTPNPAHLNSPTVYNSVLNKAQFWDGRSPHLADQAQGPMQAAPEMAAPASLVVQRVTSMPGYVEEFKKTYGDDVKVTFALIADTIAIFEKTLITPSRYDAFLNGKLNALTDAEKEGLNIFIDKGCASCHNDIGLGGTMMPFDASKYDLNVGGFTGTKDGMVKTPTLRNVEETAPYFHNGNVWSLNQAVKLMGDIQLGMKISDADATKISTFLKSLTGEKPEIKYPQLPVISDKTPKPDMK